The following coding sequences are from one Ornithodoros turicata isolate Travis chromosome 1, ASM3712646v1, whole genome shotgun sequence window:
- the LOC135390481 gene encoding uncharacterized protein K02A2.6-like: MVVENIPLRMELDTGAAVSVDEMLSALAGGKLFSKIDLSRAYLQVLMSAASRKYLTVNTHKGLFEVNRLPFGVASAPALFQRIMDTMLKGLDGVVCYLDDILVTGRTEAEHMENLESVLKCLSSRGVRVKKEKCEFLKSELQFLGHVIGMNGISTAPEKVQAILEAPAPSDRKQLRSFLGMITYYAKFLSKLSSIAYPLNRLLSEKVKWTWSSESQRAFEALKKAMASAPVLQHYDPSLPLQVSADASPYGVGAVLAHVDSDGTGKPIAYASRTLTESEKNYSQIECEALALVFAVKRFHCYIYGRSFCLVTDHKPLVTIFGPKTGIPPIAAVRLQMWAITLSAYTYTLSYRAGEQKYEAHCLSRLPVKNDGSKVTDVVSEFYSIRLDTFPVQSSDIARETARDDVLARVTHYVLKGWPRKATDDDLKPYYVRKLELTYFRGCLMWGARVVVPHKLKKEVLQETHEGHPGVVRMKETARSYVWWPSVDCDIEDLVSSCEDCQQQRSVSTVAPVHPWASPTKPWQRIHLDFLGSFQRTNYLVAVDAHSKWPEVFEMKSTTSEATIRNVRELFARFGMPETIVTDNGPQFCSLEFEAFLKMNGVKHVRCAPYHPSSNGLAERFVRTVNEALRKDMHRPADIRLASFLLSYRNTAHATTQQSPAQLLLNRNLRTRLDCLKPSTEDVVRRKLFTQMLGRRSQERFFATGEHVYVRNFRNGPRWLPATVLEKTGPVTYRVHISTDRGPFVWKRHQDHLRRRTLTVSGGVSVSSVPELLTSENDAQECTSSHQPLVSTCQGSSGTDRGACWVTFSHQWGSGSKFTVSEVDFLGHGNDRHGIHYLKDKVVTIQNFPPPSNMCQLQ, translated from the exons ATGGTAGTCGAAAACATTCCATTGCGCATGGAACTAGATACGGGAGCAGCCGTGTCG GTAGACGAAATGCTCAGTGCTCTGGCTGGAGGAAAACTGTTTTCAAAGATTGACTTAAGTCGAGCATACCTACAGGTACTGATGAGCGCAGCGTCCAGGAAGTATTTAACCGTGAATACGCACAAAGGACTGTTTGAAGTCAATCGCCTGCCGTTCGGAGTTGCTTCGGCCCCGGCGTTATTTCAACGCATCATGGACACCATGTTGAAGGGCTTAGATGGAGTGGTTTGCTACCTAGATGATATTCTGGTAACCGGACGGACAGAAGCCGAACACATGGAGAATTTAGAAAGCGTGTTGAAATGTTTGAGctcaagaggagtgcgtgtcaAGAAAGAGAAGTGCGAATTTTTGAAGTCAGAACTGCAGTTCCTAGGACATGTAATCGGGATGAATGGCATTTCCACGGCACCAGAGAAGGTGCAAGCGATTCTTGAAGCGCCAGCTCCCAGTGACAGGAAGCAACTTCGCTCATTTTTGGGCATGATCACCTACTATGCCAAGTTCCTGTCTAAGCTGTCTTCGATTGCGTACCCATTAAATAGACTTCTCAGCGAGAAAGTAAAGTGGACGTGGTCATCAGAATCTCAACGCGCATTCGAGGCCCTCAAGAAGGCTATGGCGTCTGCGCCGGTGCTTCAGCACTACGATCCTAGTTTGCCGCTTCAAGTGTCTGCTGACGCCTCACCGTACGGCGTTGGAGCAGTATTAGCGCACGTAGATAGTGATGGGACTGGGAAGCCAATAGCGTATGCTTCAAGAACTCTGACAGAAAGCGAGAAGAACTATAGCCAAATTGAGTGCGAAGCATTGGCTTTAGTCTTTGCAGTGAAGCGTTTTCACTGCTACATTTACGGGAGAAGCTTTTGTCTGGTCACGGACCACAAACCACTAGTGACGATCTTTGGTCCAAAGACAGGGATTCCGCCCATTGCAGCGGTACGTCTACAGATGTGGGCAATAACGTTATCTGCCTACACTTACACGCTCAGCTACCGAGCAGGAGAGCAGAAATACGAAGCACACTGTCTGTCCCGCCTTCCAGTGAAGAATGATGGAAGCAAGGTGACGGATGTTGTGAGCGAATTTTATTCCATTCGCTTGGATACTTTTCCCGTACAGAGCTCAGATATAGCTCGAGAGACAGCTCGTGACGACGTATTAGCACGGGTTACACACTACGTCCTGAAAGGTTGGCCACGCAAGGCCACTGATGATGACCTCAAACCATACTATGTGAGGAAGCTGGAGCTGACATACTTCAGGGGTTGTCTTATGTGGGGGGCACGAGTAGTGGTTCCTCACAAACTGAAGAAAGAAGTACTCCAGGAAACACACGAAGGGCATCCTGGCGTAGTTCGAATGAAAGAGACAGCACGAAGTTATGTATGGTGGCCATCGGTAGACTGCGATATCGAAGACTTGGTATCTTCTTGTGAAGACTGCCAACAACAACGGAGCGTCAGCACCGTCGCGCCAGTGCACCCCTGGGCTTCGCCGACGAAGCCGTGGCAACGCATCCACCTAGATTTTCTGGGGTCATTTCAACGAACTAACTACCTGGTTGCGGTAGATGCCCATTCGAAGTGGCCCGAAGTGTTCGAGATGAAGTCCACAACTTCAGAGGCGACAATACGAAACGTGCGTGAACTGTTCGCAAGATTCGGGATGCCAGAAACGATAGTCACGGATAATGGCCCCCAGTTTTGCTCCCTAGAGTTTGAGGCATTCCTCAAAATGAATGGGGTGAAGCACGTCAGGTGTGCTCCTTATCATCCGTCGAGCAACGGTTTGGCGGAGAGGTTTGTGCGCACTGTAAATGAAGCATTGCGCAAAGACATGCATCGACCGGCCGACATTCGACTGGCTAGTTTCCTACTAAGCTACAGGAACACAGCACACGCCACGACGCAGCAGTCACCTGCGCAGCTTTTGTTGAACAGAAATCTTCGAACGCGGTTAGATTGCCTCAAACCGTCAACTGAAGACGTCGTCCGACGAAAGCTATTCACGCAAATGCTGGGAAGACGTTCACAGGAACGTTTCTTTGCTACTGGAGAGCATGTGTATGTAAGGAATTTCCGGAATGGACCACGTTGGTTACCAGCAACTGTGCTGGAGAAGACAGGACCTGTTACATACCGCGTACACATCAGTACAGATAGGGGACCATTCGTCTGGAAGAGACACCAGGATCACCTGCGACGCAGAACTTTGACGGTCAGCGGGGGGGTGTCAGTGTCATCAGTCCCGGAGCTTTTGACATCGGAGAATGACGCACAGGAATGTACTTCGTCCCATCAGCCACTGGTCAGCACCTGCCAGGGCAGCAGCGGCACTGACAGAGGAGCCTGTTGGGTCACCTTCAGTCATCAATGGGGCTCAGGTTCGAAG TTCACCGTCTCGGAAGTAGATTTCCTTGGGCATGGCAACGACAGACACGGGATCCACTATTTGAAGGACAAGGTCGTCACTATCCAGAATTTCCCTCCACCATCAAACATGTGCCAGCTTCAATAA
- the LOC135390492 gene encoding uncharacterized protein LOC135390492 gives MSAGDERAAATSTEATDSSVQQRSMALIGQVEPFDESASDWPSYEERLKSFLRVNRIPESDRVDAFLSIGGKTFKLLKNLASPELPATKSLDDLIKLLRDHLSPTPSVIAERAKFHSRAQHDSEPIADFVAELKRLAETCNFGTVLDEMLRDRFVTGLLRLDIQKSLFTEPETISFKTAVEKAMSLERATRNAAECHSKKCDVKYQPDSTLQNISVEKKVFEAKCHRCGSDKHPSKKCSFQSATCFKCKRTGHIASVCL, from the coding sequence ATGAGTGCCGGCGACGAGAGGGCAGCGGCGACATCTACGGAGGCGACAGACAGCAGCGTCCAGCAAAGAAGCATGGCTCTAATTGGGCAAGTAGAACCCTTTGATGAGTCTGCGTCAGATTGGCCTTCCTATGAAGAGCGACTGAAGTCGTTTTTGCGCGTTAATCGCATCCCAGAGAGCGATCGCGTCGATGCTTTTCTGAGCATAGGAGGCAAGACATTCAAGCTTTTGAAAAATTTGGCGTCTCCTGAATTGCCTGCAACAAAGTCGCTAGACGACCTGATAAAGTTGCTTCGCGATCATCTTTCGCCGACACCATCCGTAATTGCAGAACGTGCAAAGTTTCACAGCAGAGCTCAGCATGACAGCGAGCCCATTGCGGACTTCGTAGCCGAACTCAAGAGATTGGCAGAGACATGTAATTTCGGAACTGTTCTCGATGAGATGCTGAGAGACAGATTTGTAACAGGCCTTTTACGACTCGACATTCAGAAGTCGTTGTTCACGGAACCTGAAACGATTTCGTTTAAAACGGCGGTTGAGAAGGCGATGTCGTTGGAAAGAGCTACAAGGAATGCGGCAGAATGTCACTCAAAGAAATGTGATGTGAAGTATCAACCTGATAGCACCCTTCAGAACATCAGTGTTGAGAAGAAAGTTTTTGAAGCGAAATGTCATCGGTGTGGGTCCGATAAGCACCCCTCCAAGAAATGTTCTTTCCAGAGCGCGACTTGTTTCAAGTGCAAAAGGACAGGGCACATAGCTTCGGTTTGCCTGTAG